A window of Miscanthus floridulus cultivar M001 chromosome 12, ASM1932011v1, whole genome shotgun sequence genomic DNA:
GTCTGAATgtgaaaggcccctacctggcgtgccaactatcggatTGTTTTGCTCCGGCAATATCCAGCAACATGATCTGTAGGcagaatcagatggtagcacacgagacacagagatttatactggttcggggcaCGGTATGTGGTAATCCCTACTCCAGTGGTGTAGCTGCTTTTGTATTCGTATACTCAATTATAGGGGCTGTTCCTCCTAACTACGTAGTAGATTGGAATAGGTGGAAGATGAATCCCAAGCttgaggtccctaccctcctttatatagacATGGGAGAtagggttacagagagggcgATCGGGTTAAGAGATTGAGTTTCTAGTTTGTTACGCGATATGcgcaacagattgatcctagctatcgtccaGATACACCCGCCTTGGCTTGCCTTGACCTCCACGTTGGTTGATGGCGTCAGCTCTTGTAGGCCTCTTCCTTACTATTGCTGGACTGATAGCCTAGCGATGTTCTCACATACGGGCAGTGCAAGTACCCCTATCCCATACATGTGACACGTATGTTCTCGAAAAAAAAGTATATAAGTTAGTTTCAAATTTGTGTAAGTACTAGTACCCACTCAAAAATTATTATCATCATTTTCTTTGTCTCAAAAACGGGCTGACTGACTTTTAGTTTTGTGTGGACTTGTACAGGCCATAAGTCCCATACGTACATACTGGCACTTATCATCGTTTTTTTCTCTCAAAAACGGGCTGGCTGACTTTTAATTTTGTGTGGACTTGTACTGTACAGGCCATAAGTCCCATACGTACATACTGGCACTATTTCATGAAAAAAGGTTTTATAATGATTGCCACCAACCCCCCAGCTTCGAAACTGAAATGTGATCCATCGATTATTTGCCCGCCGTAACGCCGCTTCGCAGCCAGCTGGAGAGAGTACTGCATCAGCGATTCAGCGTCACCACTCTTATCCTGactccttttttttttgcattgttCAGGCAACAGTCAAGTCAATGTTGGACAGATAAAAATGAAGGGACTAAAATAAAACGTTTAGCATCTGGGGATACGAGAGCTTGCAAATGGGCAGGCCCCACCTGATCAGATTTCTTTATAGATGTTcctgtttgctggttggtttctgggctggctggtgctggtttattgtgagagaaaaacactgttggctgtctgatttgggctggctgaaaccaacaagcgaataggTTAGGTGATGGAGCTTAGATAGCCAGATACACCTACTGGAAGCTATAATTGAATACTGCTTCCTTGTGTTTTACAGTTGTACAATTTCCTTACGTACTCTAATTATGCAAGTGGTTAATTTATATATACTGCTATCGGCCAATGTTACGTTGATCGTTGGAACAATTGAACGATTTAGTGGTTAGGGTTCGGATTAAATAATTTATGTTTGATatccctctgttctaaattatatatactccctcctaaattaaatcaacttctagagttatcataagtcaaactattttaagtttgattaaatttatatagaAAAAACAGCAATATTTATGGAACTaaactagtatcattagatacaATAAGAAATATATATATTGTTATAATGTATTTATGTGATATCAGAGAGATTGTTACTTTTTTCCAGTAaagttggtcaaacttaagatatttTGACTTAGAGTTATTATAGCAATTGATTTACtttatttttttctcgaatacgcaagagTATTGCGTATTATTGTATTAAGAAGATAGAAGTTGTATAATACAAGATAGGTTGTTCCCGGCCTGGCAGTTACCACAGGGGGCTATATTTTGACTATTACAACTTTGGGATCCATTGGGATTAACCTTAACTACGATCTACCTAAAGCTTCAGTCCACACAGGCCTAAGCCGCCGTTGCCGGAGGCCGGCGAGTTGCTCTACCAGTCATCGCCCTGGATACTGGGAACAGCTCATCAAGGGCGGCAACGTTTTCTTCCAAGAGGTTGCCCTGGAAGTACGACTTGTACGATCGCTTGGCTACGGATATCGGTGCTGATGGCGCCAGGATCCCCATCTTCTTCATGAGCAGTACTTCGCCGCGCTTGGACACCGGGATGTGGTCCATCTGCAAGGCAGCGATCCGCCCGCTCCTGATGGGTGTTGACGCTTAATTAGGTCAGCACACCGATAAGGAGCTAGATCGCTCGATATAGGGCCTAGCCGACTTTTAGGTCGGTCGGCGCCTAGGGGATGTCCACACCCGGACCTTGTGCCTCCAGCGGTGAGTGCGATACGCAAAACACGTCGTCGAAGGAGCCTCGCCGGGAGCGCGATATGCAAGACACGTCGGCGAGGTCTCTTGAGACCCAAAATCCCACACGCCCAGGAGGGACCCCGTCGGGGCGTGCGGCGGCTATGGGCTGCTCTAGTCGGCCTGGCCGCTCTAGAGCTTCGTCGTCGTCGATCCACCGTCCATCCAGTGCCGACGAAGAACGAGGAGAAGAGGTAGATAGGAAAAGAGGACAGAGAGAGGTACTAGATGTGTTTTTTGACATTTGAGTGTTGGATTCTTCAATCTGTCGTGATCCTCTCATATACATAgatggggtggtcttatcccattaAAAACAATTCCAAATTGTAATCTTCAAGTTTCCTATAAAAAATCCCATCCAAATCCTGATCAAAATGAGTCCTAATCGGTTTGGAACAGGCAAACAGGCCTAGCCGGTTCCCAAACCGGCTAGACCAGTTTTCACGGGGCCTAGGCAGCCACAGGGACAGGCAAACCAGCCTGGCCGGTTCTATTGTAGTCCGGTGCAGAAAATCTTCCAAAAATTGCAATTAATTCATCCGGACTCGAAATGAGGCAAACCATATATGTTTTTCGATCAGTCCGatgagaggaacgcaatggtgaagtccaatCTTACGTTTGAACAACTTATCCAAACCGACCTGGCCGGTTTCGGAACCGGCATGGCCAGTTCCAACAGGGCCAGCACCTTCGAAACGTCGTTTCTTCGTCCAGGCTTCAAATGGGATGATTCAAATATGTTTGCTGGCCGCCTCTACAGTAGAAACATAATGGCAGAGTCCATTATATGCTTTGGCCACTTTTagttgtcaacatatgccccctatttttaggtgaagctttaggtgaacCTAAAAACAAAGAAAACTAAATAGCAATGATGTCCAACTCATCTGCTATCTAGCAACTAAGGATGATGTATACATGATCCATATTTGTTCTAGgggcgatacatgtatcggccattgCCTGGACATCCCTCAAGCTTCTTGCCATGCTCTTGGAAAATATTTCTTCAAATACCTTCCATTTATCGctctagggagacgttcaccttgCAACGTCTCCAGCATGTATGAATTTTTGAACGCCACTTCATCTTCGGAGGCGATTGATGTGTACAACAAACACATTCATGGCCTTCTCCCATATCCACTCTAGCCTGATCATCGTCCAAGTATTTAAGCAACAAATCTTCAGTAGTTCTCCTATATAATTCACCATTATGCAAAATAAATTTGAAAGCACTCTGCCGAACATTCTTGTCAACTTTAACCTTGGATCATGTAAATATGCAACTATAGGAGCCCTCcaatcacttgaatcatctttagCATCAATAAAGAGCAATTTAAGTCGATTTGAGGAAAATCCTATAGGCAAACCGGCCTGGCCAGTTTCTGGAACCGACCTAGCCGGTTCATCAGCCACAACATAGAGTAGAACCGGCCTGGCCGGTTTGGCAGACCCAGAAGTAGCGATGCAGTGCATCGGCTCCCTTTTGATGTGAAAATTCCACCCACCGACATCATAACATGATGTTTGTTGAGCCAACATGTTGACCTTAAAATTCTCATGCCTTGGAAATACGCCAAATTCAAAATTCGGCAAAAGAAGCAATTATATCAAGGCACATATCATGATGAGCATTAATAAGTGATCCTTCTAGACATTGAGGCTCACCAACTACTTGTTGTGCCACTAGTAAGGAAtcaccaatggcttcaacatgtcataccccatggattgcaatatGAACAAGCCGAATAAGAAAAATTCACATTCGGCTCAAATGTTAGTGCAAATATAGTTTTAATTGGATTGACGTTTCAAATAGCACCATTGTGAGAAATAATTATTATGACAACACCTTAGCCTTATTTGCAATCCGATTAATCATATTGTCACATCCATGAAGTAAATCTAAATACATATATCATGTCCCCCGGGCATGAAAGCCATCAAAGTAAATTCCATGGAGGTCTTACTAATAGCACGATGgttgcaagcattcatcgactatatttttacactaagggcgatatcaagatatcatccatatgaattcatccacaAAAGTATGCATTACCAAAATAAATATTTCAGCTCTTAATCATCGGTAAGCAAAATAATTTGATAACCCTCCATAACATAAAGTTCCAGACCAAGGATCAAAATAAGGAGATGAGGGATAACCATACATACTAGGGGATGAATTCCACATAGGCATAGGTATAGGCAGAGAGTATGGATGATGCCATGACCAATGATTTTTATGATTCGGTGCAAACCTCTAACTTGGCAATTGTTTCTTGaatctccttctcttctttgccttTGTTGCAACACTTGCTTGAACATCATTTTTCTGAACTTGAATATTTCCTTTAGGAACCCATGCCAAGCCATTTTCTTTCAGCTTCTCTGCACTAAGCTTCtataatttcttttctttccacCTTGGTAAATCGATTGAGCATAtcacttttatttttgttttggACAACAGCAattctttcttgattttgggCACACTCACCTTCTTTCATTCAGATTTGGAATCTAGAATATCAATAGATGATTTTTCCATGTCTTTGCCATCAATAGCCGAATTTTTCAGTAATGTAATCGGCTTTTCAGTAGTTGAATTTAGATCTGAACTTTTCTTCTTTCGACCATCATACTTCATACGGTAAACTTGCTTTACCACTTTCTTCTTTGGCTAAGCTCTGGACCGATTTTGATCAAAATGGTCTTTACAAGATGATGACCTCTCTGGCCTTGCTTGGCGGTCCTCTCAAGCGTCGTTTTGACCTGGACAATGTCTTATATGCCAATGCCATGCACTACACTATACTACCACCCTTCAACTTGAACAGCTCTTCAAGTCTCACCACCTACTACCTCTCATGCATGCAATCCATGCGTCGCTCTATAATCATCAGCAGCATTAAATTGTTCGTAGCTATCCGACATCGTACGTGCTCGATCGAGGTCATGAAGATCACCGTGCACTCGTCCAAGGCCGTGAAGCCCGCCTACGAAGGCCGCGCCGTAGTGCCTCCGACtactaccacggcaaccgtgcCGCTAACGGTGTTCGACAAGGCCAACTTCGACACGTACATATCCGTCATCTAAGTGTTCCGCCCACCGGCGCCGGCCAACGCCGCCCTGGAGGCCGGGCTCGCCAAGGTGCTGGCGGAGTACCCCGAGTGGGCGGGGCGGCTCGGCGTGGACGCCAGCGGCAACCGCGCCATCTTGCTCACCGACGATGGCGCGCGGTTCGTGGAGGCCACGGCCGACGTCGCCCTCGACACCGTCATGCCGCTCGAGCCCACGGCCGAGGTGCTGAGCGCCTGAGCCTGCACCCCGGCGGCGCGGCGGAGCTCATGCTCATCCAGGTCACGCGTTTCGCGTGCGGCTCCCTCGTCGTGGGCTTCAACCACGCAGCAGCACATCGTGGCAGACGGGCGCGCCACGGGCAACTTCTTCCTCGCGTGGAGCCAAGCCACCCGCGGCGCCGCTGTGGACCCGGCCCCCGTGCACGACCGCGAGTCCCTGTTCGCGCCGCGGGACCCGCCGCAGGTGGAGTTCGAGCACCGCGGCGTCGAGTTCAAGCCATCGTCGTGCGAGAAGCATCAGGACGAGCATgcggagagcggcggcggcgacggcgacgaggtGGTCGTGCAGAAGGTGCACTTCAATCGGGAGTTCATCTCCAAGCTCAAGTCCGCGGCGTCGGCGGGCACTCCGCGGCGCGCCcggagcctgcgctcccacaggtcccaggtccattGAAGCTACAATATATAAGGTATTGGGCATTTCCAACCCAAtatacgatgtgggactaaacacATGGACGAGTCCCAGCGCACCAGCGTGTGCATTGCCGTGGACGGGCGCGCGCAGATGAGCCCGCGCGTGCCGGACGGCTACACGGGCAACGTGGTGCTGTGGGCGCGCCCCACCGCGCTGGCCGGGGACCTGGTGGCGGGGCCGCTGCGGCACGCGGCGGCTCTCATCCACCGGGAGGTGGCCCGGATGAACGACGCCTACTTCAAGTCGTTCGTCGACTTCGCCAGCTCAGGCGCCGTGGAGTAGGAGCggctggtggcggcggtggagatgGTGCTCAGCCCCGACATCGAGGTCGACAGCTGGCTGCGGATCCCGTTCTACGACCTCGACTTCGGCGGCGGCcggcccttcttcttcatgcccAGCTACTTGCCGGTGGAGGACCTGCTCATCCTCCTGCCGTCCTTCGCCGGGGACGGCAGCGTCGACGCCTACGTGCCGCTCTTCAGCCGCCACATGGACACGTTCAAGAACTGCTGCTACTCCATCTCCATGGACCAGTAGGCTGCACTACCACTAGCTCCATCAGTCCATCTGCAGGCGTCGTCTGCCCTGCACCTGGACaagatacatacatacatacatagctGTTGTTTCTCGATCGTATTGGCTCGTTGAATTGCCAATGCTGCTGGTACAGTGGTACCTTTTTTGTTTGTTTCGGAGGCAAATTGCCGATCGATGCCGTTTAATTGTCAGAGACTAAATAAATGAATGAAGCTTTAGTACCAAATGCTGCGATCACGAGGCTTGCAATTTGCAAAGGAGATTGCATGGATAGAGAGAGGTGGTAGCTGGTAGCTGCTGAATGTTCTCTGCAAGCTGCTGAGCCTCCATCTGATTATATGCTGACCATGTGTTTGTCAAAGAGAAATGCTTGATGGTGCTGTACAGTCAAAATTTGATAGCCAAGCACGTCCCTTTGCAATTGAACAGGACTACAGGAGAACATAGAAGCGTTGTGAGGAACTGTTCCACTTCCATTGGACAGGAAGCAAACTTCAAAGTTGAAACAGGTTCAGAAGCGCTGGATGCCCCAGTTTGAAGAAAGACGAGGCAAGGCAAGGGAAGTTGGGCGATCATTGGACTTGAAGATTGCTTTTGGTGAAATGGATGTTCTGCACGAGAATTTGGAGCTGATCAGATGGCAAATGGGCCTAGAGCGTGTGGAGGTGTTGCTGGCGTCTTCATGAGCAAGCCTGGTGGGCCGTTCACGATCTTCATGAGTAAGCAGGGTTTGAAGCCCAAAACTAAAAGTTGCGATTGAATTAGGCCCACGCAAGACTAAAAAAAACATTAAGGACCAAGAATGTTAATCTGCCACAGCATGGTGTGATTTACTGCTAAGTGCTAATACTCCTCACTGTGGCACATGTTCACGGATGATCCAACCAGACCGCCATCGTCGTCAACATTGACACTCGCACTGGCAAGCTCCCAGGCCTCGAGCTTGGACACCTTCACTGCATCTGATCCATTGTTGAACACGTACAGGTGGCTGCTGCCTGTTGCAACGTGCTCGGGGTACACTCTCGCCGTCATGCACGTCCTCCCTCCACCGCCGAAGCTCTCCACGATTGAGTGATCGATCTGTACGTACACGAGCACTCATATCATGAGTCTGCATATTTGAAGTATCCGTGTCACTGAGATTTTACTCTAAGAAGCTCACCAATGTTCTTAACGATATGCTCATGTCTTTCTCGATGTCCACGTTGACGAACCCTCCATGCGTTGGCTTGTACACGCCAGCCTTCGAGGAGGACCTACACATTTGATTTGAGGTTCACAGATTGGCAGATTGCCATGTCAAGTTCAGACAAAAGGATTGCTCAGTTTCTGTACCTGATGAGGTCCGTGCACATGAGAACAGCGTACTCGTGCAGGAGCCTGAACACCCTGAAGAACACGGCGGTGTGCTCTCGCAGGTCGCCGGAGGCCATCACCAGCAGGCCGAACGGGCCGACTCCGCCTCGCACGGAGGCGCCCTTCTCCCGGCACAGCGCGTCGGGGTCAGCCAGCCGGCTGGGGTCGAGTCCCTCGGCGCGACCTAGACTCGGGATCTCAAACACGACGTTCACGTCCGCCTGCGAGCTCACGATGCCGGTGACCTCGCGCAGCCCGCCGGCGGGTTCCACCTCCAAGCCATGCGGCAGCGGCGCCGCGCGCCTCGTCCTCAGCGTCTCGATCTCCTCCACGGGCCACTGCACCAGCTGCTTCCCGCCACCGTCCAGCCACAGCGCCCGCGGGAACGACTGGAGGCCGGACCAGCCCCGGGCGACGTCGTCGGCCTCGCTGTCGGACTCGTTCACCCACGCCCACAGCACCCGCCGGCTGCTGCGCGCGTCGAAGAACGTCTTGGATGCGTACAGGTGCCCGCGGTCGATCCTCCGCCACATTCGGTAGTCGCCGTTCCCGTCCGGCGTGAACGTGTCCGCCGCGTCGTCGTACGTCCCGACCGCGTAGTAGTCCTCCAGCGTGTCGGGCATGCTCACCTTGAGGACGTGCCGCACGCCCGCGCCGCTCGCCGACGTGTCAAGCCCCTCCTCCGCGCCGCTTGCCGCCACGGGGAACAGGTCCGGGCACTCGGCCATCACGGCGTCCCGCGACGCGTGCAGCGGCGCGGCGCGCCGCTCCCAGCGCAGGAAGTCCGCGCTGCGGTACACGAGcgtgttgcccacgccgtcggccACCGCGGAGATGGCGAACCGCCACAGCCCGTCGCGGCCCAGCCACGCCGTGGTGGGGTCCCGGAAGTCGTTCGCCGACACGTCGGCGGGGAGCGGGACGACGGGGTTGTAAGCGGGCTTGGCCCACTCGCGGAGGAGCGGGTCGCGCTGGTTCTTGGGGAACGCGATGTTCTGGACCTGCCGGCGGTCCGCGTCGATGCCGGAGTAGAGGATCACCGGCGTGCCGTCGGGAAGTATGGTGACAGACCCTGACGCGCAGCCGTTGGCGTCGAACGGCGCCGTCGGGTCGAGCGCGTTGCCGAGGGCCGCCCAATTCACGAGGTCGCCGGAGACGGAGTGTCCCCAGGAGAGGTTGCCGACGTCCCACAGCGCGCCGTGCGGGTTGTACTGGTAGAACAGGTGGTACATGCCGTTGTAGTACACGGGACCTGTTGGTCAACAGGCCTTAGCGACCATGGAGCGAGCCAGCGAGGAAACAAAGGCAAGAACAAACCGAGCACTAGAAGAAGAACACGCACCATTTGGATCTGAGAGCTCTCGTCGTGACCGCCATGAATTTGCATCCAGAGGAGACGTTCCACAGCCGTATTAAGAGAGTTCACTGAAATCGATCTGTGGCTGAACTAATTCATAGCAAGGATATTGAAAGTTACCGTTCTGCCAGTTCTTGGCGGGCTGGAAGTGAAACGCCGTTCTCACATGGTCCTGCGTCCTCACGACGCAAATCGATGACGAAGACAACGAAGACAGGAGAAGAAGGCAGATCAAGAATACCGCGACGGCACGCATGGCAAAGGGAAGTGCTGCCATTGGCCCCGCCACCGGCAAATGTGAGTGACAGATCACGAGAGCAGATGGTTGGCGTTGTTGCAAATGTTTCTTCTACTGCTTTTACAATTTTTCATTTTTCAAAACGCTTGAAATCGACAGGCCTCCTAAGTCCTAGTCTCCAGCTTAGTTTATGGCCTGCCACCATGTGCAGGATGTTTAATTAAGCAATAATGACAAATTGGTCTTACATCAGATTCCTACGCAAGCATCTTGATCAGATCCAGTCAGATGCAAGGTTATTCAACATTTTGTAGGACCCAATGCACTTAGCTTTTGACCAAAACCCCTTGGCAATAACAAAGAGAACAtatgttttaggtgtttcaaATGTACGTTGGAAGTGTTTCGTATTGGTGTTGTAAAATTATATCGGGATGTTGCAAAattagattgggatgttgcacatgttgcaatggctatacacgtatatttcaagtatatgttctaaatatttcatctgtatcatacgtatgttgcaaatattttcatctggatgttggatatacatgcatgttgcaagcgtattttCCAAGTGGTTTCAGGTGTTTTACACTtcagttgcaagtgtttcatctggatgttgcatatattttgcaatggtTTTGAAGTGTTTTGCAAATATTTTAGACACATgtttaaatgtttcatctgtcttctttgtatgttgcaactgttgcatttagatgtttcaaaagttgaTCAGGGATCACACATGGGATGCGTGTGGAAAGCGCTTGGCGACGCAGGCCCACTGCTGCGGCGCTCGCCCACAAGTCCGACGCGCTAGGGTGCTCGCTCTTACTGAGCGGGTGCCGTCCGACATTAATGCTCCGAATTGGACGTCCAAACGCTAGCACGTCTATTGCGAATATGGTTAAGCTGATAGGGCTACTGGCGAGCCAGATCTGTGGAATTCATCTTTTCCTCCTCCCCGAATCAACCAATATGGATTTCTCAACGTTTCTTATTTGAAATACagtcttttctttttctctcccAAACAATCAAATCAAACGGACCCCATATTATCAACACATTAACCTGAAGATAATTAATAGGATTCGCTTTCGTCTTTAGATTGCGACACAACCAAGCCGTCATCCCCAACAGCATTCACGGTCGCCGCGGCGAGCTCCCATGCCTCGAGCTTTGACACTTCCACCGTGCCCGTGCTATTGTTGAACACGAACAAGTGGCTGTTGCTCGTCTCCGCGTGCTCAGGGTACACTCGAGCCGTGATGCACATCCGCCCTTCAGCTCCGAAGCTTTCCACCACCGAGTGATCAATCTGTGCAGATTCCAAACAAACTGAGCAAATCGCTGAAGAACAGTGCAGAGAATGAATCGCCAAAAAAGACTCACCAGGGTTCTCAATTTGATGCTCTCGTGCTCGTCAATGTCGAAGTCCACGAATCCTCCGTACGGCGGCTTGTACACGCCGGCCCTCGTGGTCGACCTCGTCAGGTCGGTGCACATGAGAAGCCTGTACCTGCCATGGTGCCTGAACACCCGGAAGAAGACGGCGGTGTGCTCCCGCAGGTCGCCTGAGGCCATCACGACGAGCCCGAACGGCCCGACGCCGCCGGGCACCGACGCGCCCTTCTCCCCGCACAGCTTCTGCGGGTCCAGCAGCCAGTTGGGGTCCAGCGCCTCGGCCCCCGCCAGGCTCGGGACCTTGAACTCGACCTCCACGTCCGCCTGCGAGCCCGCGACGCCGACGATCTCGTTCATGCCTCCGGCGCTCAGCACCGTGCCGCGGCTCAGGCCGACGCGCTTCCTCCGCAGCGTCTCGATCTCCTCCACCGGCCACTGCCGCAGCTGCTTCCCGTCCTCGTCCAGCCACAGCTTCCTCGGGAACGTCTGCATACGTCGTACAAGCCAGTGAGCAGTGAGTGAGTGTGTCAGAGACTGATCGGAGCAAGCAAGGAAGCAAGCAAGCGTGCCGGCGGGGTACCTGAACGCCGGACCAGCCCTTGGCGACGTCGTCGGCCTGGCTGTCAGACTCGTTGGCCCACGCCCACAGCACGCGCCGGCCGTGGCGCGCGTCGAAGAAGGTCTTGGACGCGTACACGTGGCCGTAGTCCAGCCGCCGCCAGGCGCGCACGTCGTCGCCGCGCTCGGGCTCCGCCGGCACGAACGCGTCGGCCGCGTCGTCGTACCGCCCCACCATGTAGTAGTCCTGGAGCGTGTCCATCACGCTGAGCTTCAGCACGTGCCGCACCCCGTCGCCGCTCGCCGACGCGTCGAGCCCGGCGTTATCACCGCGCTCAAGCACCGGGAACAGGTCCGGGCACTCCACCATGCCCGCGGCGCGTGAGGCGTGCAGCGGCGCGGTGGTGGCGCGCTCCCAGCGGAGGAAGTCCGCGCTCCGGTACACGAGCGTGGACGCCACGCCGCGGACCTCGGCGGACACAGCGACGCGCCACAGCCCGTCGTGGCCGAGCCACGCCGTGGAGGGGTCCCGGAACTTGTCGCCGGGGACGTCGGCGGGGAGCGGGATGACGGGGTTGCGACTGGGCTTGTCCCACTCGCGGAGGAGCGGGTCGGCAGGGTTCCTCGGGAACGCCACGTTCTGCACCTGCTCTCCATTGG
This region includes:
- the LOC136497692 gene encoding beta-fructofuranosidase, insoluble isoenzyme 6-like, yielding MYHLFYQYNPHGALWDVGNLSWGHSVSGDLVNWAALGNALDPTAPFDANGCASGSVTILPDGTPVILYSGIDADRRQVQNIAFPKNQRDPLLREWAKPAYNPVVPLPADVSANDFRDPTTAWLGRDGLWRFAISAVADGVGNTLVYRSADFLRWERRAAPLHASRDAVMAECPDLFPVAASGAEEGLDTSASGAGVRHVLKVSMPDTLEDYYAVGTYDDAADTFTPDGNGDYRMWRRIDRGHLYASKTFFDARSSRRVLWAWVNESDSEADDVARGWSGLQSFPRALWLDGGGKQLVQWPVEEIETLRTRRAAPLPHGLEVEPAGGLREVTGIVSSQADVNVVFEIPSLGRAEGLDPSRLADPDALCREKGASVRGGVGPFGLLVMASGDLREHTAVFFRVFRLLHEYAVLMCTDLIRSSSKAGVYKPTHGGFVNVDIEKDMSISLRTLIDHSIVESFGGGGRTCMTARVYPEHVATGSSHLYVFNNGSDAVKVSKLEAWELASASVNVDDDGGLVGSSVNMCHSEEY
- the LOC136496425 gene encoding beta-fructofuranosidase, insoluble isoenzyme 7-like, which codes for MAGLPLVTVAFQLCLLASSSSALRPATTASESGGGSRAGRTAYHFQPAKDWQNDPNGPMYYNGMYHFFYQYNPHGALWDIGNLSWGHSVSGDLVNWAALHTALDPTSPFDANGCWSGSATILPGGTPAILYTGIDANGEQVQNVAFPRNPADPLLREWDKPSRNPVIPLPADVPGDKFRDPSTAWLGHDGLWRVAVSAEVRGVASTLVYRSADFLRWERATTAPLHASRAAGMVECPDLFPVLERGDNAGLDASASGDGVRHVLKLSVMDTLQDYYMVGRYDDAADAFVPAEPERGDDVRAWRRLDYGHVYASKTFFDARHGRRVLWAWANESDSQADDVAKGWSGVQTFPRKLWLDEDGKQLRQWPVEEIETLRRKRVGLSRGTVLSAGGMNEIVGVAGSQADVEVEFKVPSLAGAEALDPNWLLDPQKLCGEKGASVPGGVGPFGLVVMASGDLREHTAVFFRVFRHHGRYRLLMCTDLTRSTTRAGVYKPPYGGFVDFDIDEHESIKLRTLIDHSVVESFGAEGRMCITARVYPEHAETSNSHLFVFNNSTGTVEVSKLEAWELAAATVNAVGDDGLVVSQSKDESESY